The sequence below is a genomic window from Chryseobacterium foetidum.
ATGACGATTTCTATAAAAAAATTGGAGATACATTTAAAAGCAGTTACCCAAATACTCTGGCGTGGCTGATCTCTTCAGATCTGGATGCTCCGAAAAAAATAGGATTACGACCTTCAAGAAAAATCAAGCTGTTCAACGGGAAACTGGAGACGAGATTTTTGCAGTATGAAATGTATGAAGGGACGAAAAAGGTGCACAAATTAGAGGAAAACAAAAAATAAAATATGCCTTTTGATTTTCTTGACGGTTTAGGTTTTCTTGCAGATTTACTGAATATAGATTTGTCTTTTAAATCATCCCCAAATAGAGAAAAGGAGAGCAAGTATTCCAAAAAATCAAAATATACTACAGAATTGTGGAGTGGAGGCTTTCTTGTGATTGCCTCCATTTTGTATTTTATGTTTTTTTCAAATCCATTACCCGAAGAAGACTTTACTCAAACTTTACTGATGTGTGTTCTGATTGGTTTCGTTATTTCGTTTATTGTTTTTTACATACTTTTTCATCTCAGGCTTTTTTATTTTAAAAGCATTTTCAAACTATTGCTGTTCAGCATATCTCTGATTCTATTTGTCATCTCAATCGTTTTAATTGTTTATTTTAAATTCATAGTTTAAAGCTAAATTAAAATCATAAATTGTTTTAAAATACATTGAGATTTCTTTTCAAATCTTTAATTTTGAAAAATGTTCAGTCAAAAACCAACCCTTTCTATTATTGTCGCAATTTTCAACCGAAAAGATGAACTTTTCGAGCTTCTTAATTCTTTAAATGCCCAAACTGATAAAGATTTTGAGATCATTATTGTAGACGACGGTTCTTTGATGGATTTAAAACCGACAGTTCATCAGTTTGAAGATATTTTGAATATTAAATATTTCAAAAAAGAAAATTCCGGACCGGGTCTGTCGAGAAATTACGGTTCTAAAAGAGCTGCAAATGACTGGTTGATTTTTGTAGACAGTGACGTGATTGTGGAGAAAGATTATATTGAAAATATTAAAAAGGATATTCTCGAAATTCCTTGCGATGCCTTTGGTGGTGCAGATAAAGCACATAAAGGTTTTAATCTGATGCAGAAAGCGATTTCCTATTCTATGACTTCTGTTTTTACTACAGGAGGAATCAGAGGGAATAAAAAAGCGGTTTCAAAATTTCAACCCAGAAGTTTTAATATGGGTGTAAAAAAAGAGGTTTTTGAAAAGGTCGGAGGTTTTTCAGAGATGAGAATCGGCGAAGATCCTGATTTATCGATGACGCTTTGGGAAAACGGTTTTTCTACAGCATTTTTCGATAATATTGCTGTTTATCACAAACGCAGGGTTGATTTTGGTAAATTCTCAAAACAAGTATATCAGTTCGGTTGTGCAAGGCCCATCCTGAATCAAAGACATCCAAATTATGTGAAAATTTCTTTTGCATTTCCCAGTTTATTTCTGTTAGGATATATTTTAGGATTTATTGAATATTTCTTTTTAAAAGGTGGAATTATCCTCTCTTTTTACGGGCTATACACCTTTATGGTTTTAATTCATGCCTTAATTGTTACTAAAAATATAGCAATCGCTGGAATGGCCGTCATCTCTACCTATATTCAGATGTTTTCTTACGGATACGGGTTTTTAAAATCCTGGATTTTGCTTAATGTTTTGAAAAAGAAACCTGAGGAAGCTTTTCCGAAACATTTTCATAAAAGTTAAACTATAATTCCGTTTTTAGATGTAATTGGATCCGGCAGTTCTGTCTCGCCGGTCATTTGAAGAAGGTCTATTTCAATTGTTCTGCAAATAGACAGCATCGGTATATCAAACATTAAACCTTCAAAAGGGTTTTCTGAGTAGTCTCCAACGAGTTCCATAATGATGTAAATCCATCCAATCGTGATACAAAATGGGATGGAAGCCCAGATTCCCCAGTCACCAAGCTTTGAAAATTCACTTACTAGACCCAAAGGAAGAAGCATGATAAAAATAATGTTAAAAATAAATGCAGTACTTGCAAACTGTCTTGGCAACGGGAATTTTTTGATTCTTTCTGCCTGTCCCTGCAACGTATAAAACTCAGTGAGACAATCCTGCAGCTGCATCTGATTGAAGTCTGAGATGGCGTTCATATTTTTAAGGTCATTGATATCTTTTCCCTGCTGGGCAACAAGGTAAGTTGCAAAATTTTTGTAGTGAGACTGCAGTTCACATTCTTCTTCAGATAAATATTTGTTCAGAAAAATAGGTGTTCTGCCGTAATCAGAAAATCCGGCTCTTATCAGTCTGTTCCGTTTCAGATCTGTATTTTTGATTTTGTCTTCCTCATCTTTAATGTGTTCCCATTCTGCAGGGATCAGACTTTGCTCACGGAAGGCATAAAGCCACGCAATATGGCGGTGTACGATTTTTTTTCTGCGTTCTTCCAGATCAAACTTCCCAACGTTTTCATCATTGGTATCGAAAGCATACACCATCGCAGCAAATGAGCGGCTGGTATTTACGATTCCACCCCAGACTTTTCTCGCTTCCCAGAGTCTGTCATACGCCTGATTGTTTTTAAAACCTACCAGAAAAGCCTCTGCAGTACCTATTAATGCCACAGGAACCCACGGAATAATCATCCAGTCCCAGTGATAAACATGAAAAAGTACGGCAATTAATGTACACCAACACGAAATGATGATTAGATGAAATCCTGATAAGTTGAATACCTTTTTATAGTTGACGTATTTTGTGGTGATCATTTGTATATAATAGTTTGTACAGCCAAGTTAACAAAAACCGTACAAAAAAACCTCTAAAAATAATTCAGAGGTTTTAATTTTTAATATTTCAACATTTCGTCGATTTTCTTAGTGAGTTTTTCAGCATTCGGAAGCATTTCCTTTTCTAAAATTAAATTAATCGGAACTGCGGGAGTATCCAGCGATCCCATGGTTTCGACAGGAGCATCAAGATGTTTAAAACAGTTTTTAGAAATCCTGTGTGCGAAAGCTTCAGCGAAGGAATTATTCAGTTGTTCCTCTGTTAAAACAATACATTTTCCGTGTGCTTTTACTCTTTCAAAAACCAATTCTTCATCCAGAGGAATGATGGTTCTTAAATCAATGACTTCCACTTTACCACCGAAGTTTTTTACAGCTTCTTTTGCCCAGTAAACCCCCATTCCGTAAGTGATTACGACAACAGTGTTTCCTTTTTTAACTTCATTTTCATCAGCTTCAATGACGATTTTTCCTTTTCCGAAAGGTAAAATATAATCTTCTGCCGGCTCGATGGCTTTGGCATCTTCAGTTCCCGGAACTTTGCTCCAGTACAAACCTTTGTGCTCCAGCATCACAACCGGATTCGGGTCGTAATAAGCAGCTTTCAGTAAACCTTTAAAATCAGCTGCGTTGCTTGGATAAGCAATTTTAATTCCTTTAATATTGGCTAAAATACTTTCAACACTTCCACTGTGGTACGGTCCGCCACCGCCGTAAGCTCCAATCGGAACCCTGATGATATTGCTGACAGGAAATTTCCCGTTGCTTAAATAATTTGATTTTGAAATCTCGGTAATCAACTGATTGATTCCGGGATAAATATAATCCGCAAACTGAACTTCAACAATTGGTTTCAAACCAACCGCACTCATTCCCGTTGTAGAACCGATGATGTAAGCTTCCTGGATTGCCGTATTGAAAACCCTTTTGCTTCCGAATTTCTTTCCTAATGTTACCGTCTCACGGAAAACACCGCCAATTCTTTCCCCAACATCCTGTCCGTACAATAAAGCTTCAGGATGCTTCCACATAATCTCCTGAATGGCATGAATTGCTGCATCCACCATCACGATTTTCTCGCCTCCTTCAGGTTCGCGGGTTCCCACCTCTTCTGTAATCGTAGTCGGTGCGAAAATATGCTGCATCACAGTTTCGGGCTTTGGATCTTCGGCTTTTTGAGCTCTTTCGAAGGCTTCTTCAGCTTCCAGTCTTGCCTTTTTTGTGATTTGTTTTAATAATTCTTCGTCTGTACCAGATTCCAGCAAATGATTTCTAAGGATATTTCCCGGATCTTTTGCTCTGTGTTTGGTTAAATCTTCCTCGTCTCTGTAGAATTCTCTTCGAACGCCTGAAGTATGATGACCAATTAAAACTGTTTTTGCGCAAACAACCAAAGGTTTTCTCTCGCTTCTTACAAAATCAACAGCTTTTTTCATCACTTCAAAACTTTGAACGAAGTCGGTACCGTCTACTCGCATTCTTCCTAAACCTTCAAAGCCTGCCACAAAATCGTAGGCATCTACAGTTCTCGCTTCTTCTTTGGTTACGGAAATTCCCCAATCGTTATCCTGAACTAAGAAAATGATGGGCAATTGGTGCAATGCTGCAAACTGAAGTGCTTCACTCACTTCGCCTTCCGTTACGGAATTGTCTCCTAAACTACAAACGACTACGGGATTGTTTTCAAACTCTTGCAGTTCAAAATCCTCAATATATTTGATTCCCTGTGCAACTCCCGTTGTAGGAATGGTTTGCATTCCGGTCGCCGAACTTTGGTGAATCATTTTCGGCATGTTTTCGTTTCTGCTCGAAGGGTGAGAATAATACGATCTTCCTCCCGAAAAAGGATCATCAGCTTTCGCCAACAATTGAAGCATCAACTGATAAGGCTCATAACCAATTCCCAGCAAAATACTTTCATCTCTGTAATACGGAGACACCCAGTCTTCTTTTTTCAACTGATAAGCCGTCGCCAACTGAATGGCTTCGTGCCCTCTCGAAGTACTGTGTACGTATTTACAAACATTTCTGTTTTCCTCATAGATATCTGCCATTGCTTTGGCAAGCATCATGTGGTTGTAAGCTTTAAGTAAAATATCCTGTGAAACTTTTTCGTGAAGTGTATTTTCCATAGAAGACAAATATACATAAAAAACAAAACACTAACAACCGTTAGTGTTTTGCATCGTATTCCAAGAAAGTTTAATTATTCTTTGATGACTTTTTTTGTAATGACATCTTTTCCTGTTTTTACTTCAATAATGTAAACGCCATTGCTGTACGATGAAAGATCAACAGAAACTTCACTACCGTTGATTTTACCGCTTTGAAGTATTTTACCGGTAAAATCATAAAGATTAAAAGTTGACCTTGAAGGTGCTTTAAATATCTTAACGAAATCCTTCGTTAAAGTGGGAGAAATAATGATTTCATTAGCTGTTTTTTTGACATCCTGTACGCCCAGGACTTCAGTATATCCTGAAACCATTATTGAATAATTAGATGGTGCATTTCCGCCATTATCATCTACTAATATTCCTTTGTTTGTAATTTCAATTCTGTAACTTCTGCCGGCAACAGGAGCGTCAATCACAACCTGTTCCACGTTATCAACCAAGTTGTCTCCCTTAGTTGCAGGCGTCATTGGAGCATTGGAATTCAATTTCCAGGGATAATAGATTGTATTATCTGTAGTGTCAATCAGTCTTAAATCTATATCATTAATTAATTTTGAAGATCTGTTGTTGAAGACATCATTAACAACCTGATAATTTGGAACATATCTTGGATCGAGCCAGCTGATTGTCACCTTCAATGGTTCTGAACCTGATGCTTTAACAGTCTTTGTGTTTGCAGTTCCACTTATTAAAGTTTCATCATTGAAAATTACAGTTCCGTTAGATTTGCCAACCAATAGCTCGGCTCCCTTTTTAGCATTTATAAAACCCCATCCAAAATGAGGATCAGGACCGATATTTCCTGCTTCTGATGCTGAATGTACCATTAAAACTTTAGCTGATGCAGCGTTCAATAAAGCATTATTGAATAGTTGCTTGTTTATCTGTGTCCACAAACCGATAATTCCAGTAACAATGGGAGCTGAAAATGAAGTTCCGCTTCCGCCAGCCCACGTCACACTTCCTGCAGCAGATGTGGCAGCATAATAAACATTGGTGCCTACTGTGGAAATGTCAGGTTTTATACCACCGTCATCACGAGGTCCTGCACTACTATAACTTGAATGAACAACATCACTCGCTGTTGTATAACGATTGTTATTCGTTGTTATGATATCTGTGGCACCAACAACAATAATATTTTTAGCCAAAGAACCCTGGCCAATACAGTCAAATCCCAAAGCGCAATTGTTTTGAGGGATTACGTCCGTCGCGGTAAATGCAACCGGACCGCTTCCAGTATTATAATATTTTGGAGCTGTGGAATTTTTTCCGGTGGGTCCCAGATTGTAATAGTTGCCGGAAGATTTTACGATAATATAAGCAGGATTATTGTATGCAATATAATCATAGTTGTGATCATTCGTATTGTAAGTTCCCTGATAATCATAAAAACTATTCCCTGATTTAAATCCGTTATATGTAAAAGAAGCATAGGTATTATTTGCATAAGTTTCTGTCCAGCCTGAATTTACACCGTAAGAGTGGTTTGAAATTAGGGGTTCTGCAATCAATATCTTTTGGAAAACAGAACTTGGAGATGTGGTTCCGGGAAGAGTTGTCGTACTGAACATGTAACTGTCCATCGTAGAGCTGATGGCGACACCTTTCGCATTTCCCACCAAAACCTGATTAGGTGGAGTTCCAGTAGAGAGATTTACTGATTTTCCACCGACAAAACTTCCTACACCCGTTGCGTGATCAGAATATGCTTGTGTGGTTGCTTCTTTATTTGTGATTCTATTTGGAATATTATCAAATGCTGTATGAGCTTCGTATATTCTACCACCATCAAAAATAGTGTATTTGATATTTTCACCGTTGAAAGCACCGGTTAAACCTGTAACATTGCCCGCTGTATTGAGTAAATCAGAATTGGAATTCTGAAGCTGCCTAAGATCTCCTTGTTCAAGAAAATAAGGTCCGGAAAAGTCAAAACCGGCTAAAGTACTTCTTTGAATTTCGATCTCTTTTAAAACTTCAGGAGATCTGTCATTTCCGTAGCGCTTTAAAATATAAGCATCAAATTTTTTATTATTATCAATATTCTGTCTTTCAAACTCAGTATTCAAACGCTTATTCTTTTGTGCACTTAATAAAGATAATCCTAATATGCTGACCAAAAGTAGGTGTTTTTTCATAATATTTAAAATTCTATTATTTTTAATATACAAATATATTATAATTAAAAAATCTTCACAAAAAAGGAGCTCAATAATTCGGAAAAATCTTGTAAATGAATAAATAACAGGTATAGAAAGCATGTAATAAAATAAACTTGTTACATTTTTTGTCAACAATTTTTGAAAAAAAATACACTAACTTTACATTCTTTTTTAAATAAAAGTCAGACAAGATTTATGTATTTAGTTTTTGACACCGAAACCACAGGTTTACCGAAGAATTTCAACGCGCCGCTTTCAGATTCAGACAACTGGCCAAGAATGGTTCAGATTGCGTGGCAGCTGCATGATGATAATGGGCAGTTGATTGAAAATCAGGATTATATTATTAAACCGGAAGATTACGATATTCCCTTTAACGCCGCAAGAATTCACGGAATTACCACAAAGATTGCCAATGAAGAAGGTCGTGATCTTGAAGAAATTTTAAACGAATTTGCCAAAGTTTTAGAACGAGTAAGGGTTGTTTCCGGACACAATGTGGAGTTTGATTACAATATCGTCGGAGCTGAATTTTTCAGGAAAAATATAAAGGACAATCTTCAGGAAAAGCCGAAAGCCGATACAATGATTCTCGGAACAGATTACTGTCAGCTTGGAGGTGGAAGAGGAGGAAAATACAAGTCTCCGAAACTGGAAGAATTGTATGAGAAACTGTACGGTCATAAATTTGATGAAGCGCACAATGCAGCAGCCGACGTTAATGCAACGGCTCAGGTTTTCTTTGAAATGATGCGTATCGGGATTATTCCGGCTGAGGTTTTAAAAACTTCGGAAGATCAGTTAGCGTATTTTAAAACCTTGCATCCCAATCCGATCAAACCTTTTGGAATTATTATCAGAAGGCAGGTTGCAGATTTTAACAATAAGAAAAAACAATCCGATGTCGGAAGTATTGATGACATCGATTTAGGAAGATATTTCAATTTTGATAACAAAAGTGTTTTCTCAACGCTGACGGCGACTTCCAGCATTAATGATTTAATTAAAAAAGCAACAGACGAAAATTTTCCTGCAGTCGGCATGGTCGATTTGGGAAATATGATGGGAGCTTTTAAATTTGTTTCGGCAGTTGAAAGTGCAAATGGCGACCGTTCAAAAAAACATAAGGAATTTTTAGCCAAAAAACAGGAAGCAGAAGAAAACGGAACAGAATTTAATGAAACTGAACCCGTTTCAGAACCTTTGATTCCTGTTGTAGGCTGTGAATTTTATATTTCAGACCGCTACGAGCAAAAACAGTTTACCAAAGACGATCCGGACAGAAGAACGCAGGTTGTTTTGCTGGCAAAAGATTTTAACGGATATAAAAATTTAGCCAAACTTTCAAGTATTGGTTTTCTGAAAGGATTTTATTTCGGAGTTCCAAGAATCAGCCGTGAAGTGATCGCTGAATATAAAGAAGGATTAATCGCTTTAACTTCCGGTATCAACGGAGATATTCCTGATGCTATTTTAAACACAGGTGAACAGAAAGGTGAGGAGCTTTTCAGATGGTGGAAAGATACTTTTGAGGATGATTTTTATGTTCAGATTCAAAACCATAAACTGCCTGAAGAAGAGCATTTGAATGATGTTCTGTTGCATTTTGCAGATAAATATGATGTTAAAATTTTAGCTCAGAATCAGACTTATTATACCAATAAAGACGACTCGAATATTCAGGATATTGTAAGCTGTATTAAAGATGGTGAAAAACTGTCAACGCCCGTCGGTAAAGGCTTCGGAAAGAGAAGAGGTTTGGCTGCGGGAGAGTATTACATTAAAAATGCACATGAAATTAAAGAAGCTTTTCTAAATTATCCCGATGCTTTTGACGCTTACGAAGAATTTACGGCAAAATTCAGTCCTTATACTTTAAAAAGAGATGTTCTACTACCTAAATTTGATATTCCAGAACAGTTTATTCATGCTGAGGACGAAATTGATGGCGGAAAACGCGGTGAAATGGCATATCTCACGCATTTAACTTATGAAGGAGCCAAAAAAAGATATGTTGAAACCGGAATTACGCCTGAAATAAAGGAACGTCTGGATTTCGAACTTGAAGTCGTTGCCAACACCGGTTATCCCGGCTACTTTTTGATTGTGCAGGATTTCTGCAACGAAGCCCGTAAAATGGGCGTTTGGGTTGGTCCGGGACGTGGTTCTGCGGCAGGTTCGGCAGTTGCATACTGTACGGGAATTACCAATGTGGATCCCATTAAATATGATTTGCTTTTCGAGAGATTTCTGAATCCTGAAAGGATTTCCATGCCCGATATTGATATCGATTTTGACGATGAAGGTCGTGATAAAATCATCAAATGGGTTGTAGAAAAATATGGTAAAAATCAGGTGGCTCAAATTATTACTTATTCGGTTTTAGGTGGAAAATCCGCTATTAAAGATGCAGGGAGGGTTTTGGATTTACCAATTCCGGATACGAATAATATTGCGAAACTCATTCCGCCAAGTCCGGGGATGAATATTGCCAAAGCTCTATCTAAATATGATAAACTGAAGCCTGAAGATCAGCAGCTCGTCGACGAGATGAAGTATGTTCTGAACACACCGGATGATGCCCGCCACGACGTTTTGGCAAGTGCCAAAAAAATGGAAGGCTGCATCAGGAATACCGGAATTCATGCCTGCGGTGTAATTATTACGCCTGAAGATGTGAGTAATCTTGTTCCGGTGACGATTGCTGCGAAAGACGCAGATATTTTGGTGTCGCAATTTGATAACTCAGTGGCAGAAAGTGCCGGACTTTTGAAGATGGACTTTTTGGGTCTGAGAACTTTAACTATTATTAAAGATGCTTTAAAATTAGTCAAAGCCAGACACGGAATTGATATCGATCCGGATTTAATTCCACTCGAAGATGCTAAAACGTATCAGTTATTTAAAGAAGGAAGAACAGTCGGGATTTTTCAGTATGAAAGTCCGGGAATGCAGAAGTACATGCGCGAGCTGAAGCCTACGGTTTTTGCTGATTTAATTGCCATGAACGCCCTGTACAGACCGGGACCGATTAAATATATTCCAAATTTTATCAATAGAAAACATGGTATCGAAGAAATTGTTTACGATTTACCCGAAACCGAAGAGTATTTAAAGGAAACCTACGGAATCACCGTGTATCAGGAGCAGGTAATGCTTTTATCTCAAAAATTAGCCAATTTCACAAAAGGTGAAGCCGATACTTTGAGAAAAGCAATGGGTAAGAAGCAGATTGAAGTTCTGAACAAAATGTACCCAAAATTCATTGAAGGCGGAAGAAAAAATAACCTCGATGAAGGCCCTCTCGAAAAAATCTGGAACGACTGGAAAGCCTTTGCTGAATATGCTTTCAACAAATCTCACTCTACCTGTTATGCGTTTATTGCTTATCAGACAGCCTATTTAAAAGCCAATTATCCGGCAGAATATATGGCAAGTGTGATGAGCAACAATATCAACAATACCGAATCGATTACCATGTTTATGGAAGACTGTAAAAGTATGGGCGTCGACGTTTTGGGTCCTGATGTAAATGAATCTCATTACAAATTTTCGGTGAACGAAAAAGGTCAGATCCGTTTTGGATTGGGGGCAATCAAAGGAATAGGTGAAGGGCCAAGCGAGGGGATTACTAAAGAAAGAGCCAACGGAAGATTTAAAAATATTTATGATTTCTTCGAAAGAATTCTGCCTTCTCAAATGAACAAAAGAGTGGCGGAAAGTTTAGTGGTTGCGGGAGCGTTTGATGAGTTGGATTCCTTTCACAGAGGTCAGTATTTTGATATTGATATGGCGGGAAGAACCAATCTGGAAAGATTAATTAGATACGGACAAAGCTTTCAGGAAAGTAAAAATGAGATGGAAAATTCTCTTTTTGCAGATTTTGCAGAGGAAGTTCAGATTGAGCAGCCAAAACTCGCGCCTTGTCCGGAGTGGCCGAATATGCACAAACTGAATAAGGAAAAAGAGACCATTGGCTTCTATCTTTCTGCGCATCCGCTGGATGAATTTAAGTTTCAATATCAGTTTATGCAGGGAAGTTTGTCTAAAAAAGCAGTTTTGGAAAAAGACGAAGAAGCAAAAGTAGTTACCGATGAAGTTCCGATTCTTGAAAAAGATTCGGTAGACGAAGTGGCAGATTTAATTGAAATTGTTTCTGATGATATTGTTGCAGGTGAAGAAGAGGAAATCATTGAAGAAGTGACCAAAAAAGCTGAGCCCAAAGGTGTTTTCGGATTTTTAAATCTTGATGAAGTTGATGCTTATAAAGAGATTGCGTTCGCCAATAAGCAGGAGGAACTGTTTGAAGAAAAGAAAAAAGACTGGAAAACCATTCAGAAAGAAAGAGAAAACGGCGGTGGCGGCAAAGAATATACCGTTGCCGGTTTAATTACAGAATATGTTGTGAAAGACGGTTTCAGAAGCGGTGAGAAAGTGGCATTTCTAACTTTGGAAGATTATTCAGGATCCTATTCTTTCAGGTTAGGGGATAGGGATTATATGAAATTAAAAGAAAAGCTTGAAGTTCAGCGTTTTGTTATTTTAAAGATAAAATTTGCACAAGTAAAAGATGGGCGGGTTTTTGTGAATGTAAATGATGTGATTGAATTGCAGGAAGCTTTTGAAAAATTTGCCAAAAGTATTTCTCTGGTGATGGATGTGATGGATTTCCGCCCTGAAGATTTGAGTTTCTTTAAAAATTTATTAGAAAGAAATCCGGGAAATCAAAAGTTGAAATTTTATATAAAAGATGTGGATGATGATTTAAATGTTCAGCAAATTGAAGTTCAGTCGGCAAGACATCAGGTCAATTTAAACGGGGATTTAATAAAAAATATTCAGTTGATGAATAAATATGAGTTTTATCTCAATTAATTACATTATAATAATGGTATAAAAGTGGTTTTTTTTGACCACTTTTTTTATG
It includes:
- a CDS encoding bestrophin family protein, producing MITTKYVNYKKVFNLSGFHLIIISCWCTLIAVLFHVYHWDWMIIPWVPVALIGTAEAFLVGFKNNQAYDRLWEARKVWGGIVNTSRSFAAMVYAFDTNDENVGKFDLEERRKKIVHRHIAWLYAFREQSLIPAEWEHIKDEEDKIKNTDLKRNRLIRAGFSDYGRTPIFLNKYLSEEECELQSHYKNFATYLVAQQGKDINDLKNMNAISDFNQMQLQDCLTEFYTLQGQAERIKKFPLPRQFASTAFIFNIIFIMLLPLGLVSEFSKLGDWGIWASIPFCITIGWIYIIMELVGDYSENPFEGLMFDIPMLSICRTIEIDLLQMTGETELPDPITSKNGIIV
- a CDS encoding glycosyltransferase produces the protein MFSQKPTLSIIVAIFNRKDELFELLNSLNAQTDKDFEIIIVDDGSLMDLKPTVHQFEDILNIKYFKKENSGPGLSRNYGSKRAANDWLIFVDSDVIVEKDYIENIKKDILEIPCDAFGGADKAHKGFNLMQKAISYSMTSVFTTGGIRGNKKAVSKFQPRSFNMGVKKEVFEKVGGFSEMRIGEDPDLSMTLWENGFSTAFFDNIAVYHKRRVDFGKFSKQVYQFGCARPILNQRHPNYVKISFAFPSLFLLGYILGFIEYFFLKGGIILSFYGLYTFMVLIHALIVTKNIAIAGMAVISTYIQMFSYGYGFLKSWILLNVLKKKPEEAFPKHFHKS
- the dnaE gene encoding DNA polymerase III subunit alpha, whose product is MYLVFDTETTGLPKNFNAPLSDSDNWPRMVQIAWQLHDDNGQLIENQDYIIKPEDYDIPFNAARIHGITTKIANEEGRDLEEILNEFAKVLERVRVVSGHNVEFDYNIVGAEFFRKNIKDNLQEKPKADTMILGTDYCQLGGGRGGKYKSPKLEELYEKLYGHKFDEAHNAAADVNATAQVFFEMMRIGIIPAEVLKTSEDQLAYFKTLHPNPIKPFGIIIRRQVADFNNKKKQSDVGSIDDIDLGRYFNFDNKSVFSTLTATSSINDLIKKATDENFPAVGMVDLGNMMGAFKFVSAVESANGDRSKKHKEFLAKKQEAEENGTEFNETEPVSEPLIPVVGCEFYISDRYEQKQFTKDDPDRRTQVVLLAKDFNGYKNLAKLSSIGFLKGFYFGVPRISREVIAEYKEGLIALTSGINGDIPDAILNTGEQKGEELFRWWKDTFEDDFYVQIQNHKLPEEEHLNDVLLHFADKYDVKILAQNQTYYTNKDDSNIQDIVSCIKDGEKLSTPVGKGFGKRRGLAAGEYYIKNAHEIKEAFLNYPDAFDAYEEFTAKFSPYTLKRDVLLPKFDIPEQFIHAEDEIDGGKRGEMAYLTHLTYEGAKKRYVETGITPEIKERLDFELEVVANTGYPGYFLIVQDFCNEARKMGVWVGPGRGSAAGSAVAYCTGITNVDPIKYDLLFERFLNPERISMPDIDIDFDDEGRDKIIKWVVEKYGKNQVAQIITYSVLGGKSAIKDAGRVLDLPIPDTNNIAKLIPPSPGMNIAKALSKYDKLKPEDQQLVDEMKYVLNTPDDARHDVLASAKKMEGCIRNTGIHACGVIITPEDVSNLVPVTIAAKDADILVSQFDNSVAESAGLLKMDFLGLRTLTIIKDALKLVKARHGIDIDPDLIPLEDAKTYQLFKEGRTVGIFQYESPGMQKYMRELKPTVFADLIAMNALYRPGPIKYIPNFINRKHGIEEIVYDLPETEEYLKETYGITVYQEQVMLLSQKLANFTKGEADTLRKAMGKKQIEVLNKMYPKFIEGGRKNNLDEGPLEKIWNDWKAFAEYAFNKSHSTCYAFIAYQTAYLKANYPAEYMASVMSNNINNTESITMFMEDCKSMGVDVLGPDVNESHYKFSVNEKGQIRFGLGAIKGIGEGPSEGITKERANGRFKNIYDFFERILPSQMNKRVAESLVVAGAFDELDSFHRGQYFDIDMAGRTNLERLIRYGQSFQESKNEMENSLFADFAEEVQIEQPKLAPCPEWPNMHKLNKEKETIGFYLSAHPLDEFKFQYQFMQGSLSKKAVLEKDEEAKVVTDEVPILEKDSVDEVADLIEIVSDDIVAGEEEEIIEEVTKKAEPKGVFGFLNLDEVDAYKEIAFANKQEELFEEKKKDWKTIQKERENGGGGKEYTVAGLITEYVVKDGFRSGEKVAFLTLEDYSGSYSFRLGDRDYMKLKEKLEVQRFVILKIKFAQVKDGRVFVNVNDVIELQEAFEKFAKSISLVMDVMDFRPEDLSFFKNLLERNPGNQKLKFYIKDVDDDLNVQQIEVQSARHQVNLNGDLIKNIQLMNKYEFYLN
- a CDS encoding S8 family peptidase, producing the protein MKKHLLLVSILGLSLLSAQKNKRLNTEFERQNIDNNKKFDAYILKRYGNDRSPEVLKEIEIQRSTLAGFDFSGPYFLEQGDLRQLQNSNSDLLNTAGNVTGLTGAFNGENIKYTIFDGGRIYEAHTAFDNIPNRITNKEATTQAYSDHATGVGSFVGGKSVNLSTGTPPNQVLVGNAKGVAISSTMDSYMFSTTTLPGTTSPSSVFQKILIAEPLISNHSYGVNSGWTETYANNTYASFTYNGFKSGNSFYDYQGTYNTNDHNYDYIAYNNPAYIIVKSSGNYYNLGPTGKNSTAPKYYNTGSGPVAFTATDVIPQNNCALGFDCIGQGSLAKNIIVVGATDIITTNNNRYTTASDVVHSSYSSAGPRDDGGIKPDISTVGTNVYYAATSAAGSVTWAGGSGTSFSAPIVTGIIGLWTQINKQLFNNALLNAASAKVLMVHSASEAGNIGPDPHFGWGFINAKKGAELLVGKSNGTVIFNDETLISGTANTKTVKASGSEPLKVTISWLDPRYVPNYQVVNDVFNNRSSKLINDIDLRLIDTTDNTIYYPWKLNSNAPMTPATKGDNLVDNVEQVVIDAPVAGRSYRIEITNKGILVDDNGGNAPSNYSIMVSGYTEVLGVQDVKKTANEIIISPTLTKDFVKIFKAPSRSTFNLYDFTGKILQSGKINGSEVSVDLSSYSNGVYIIEVKTGKDVITKKVIKE
- a CDS encoding alpha-ketoacid dehydrogenase subunit alpha/beta, giving the protein MENTLHEKVSQDILLKAYNHMMLAKAMADIYEENRNVCKYVHSTSRGHEAIQLATAYQLKKEDWVSPYYRDESILLGIGYEPYQLMLQLLAKADDPFSGGRSYYSHPSSRNENMPKMIHQSSATGMQTIPTTGVAQGIKYIEDFELQEFENNPVVVCSLGDNSVTEGEVSEALQFAALHQLPIIFLVQDNDWGISVTKEEARTVDAYDFVAGFEGLGRMRVDGTDFVQSFEVMKKAVDFVRSERKPLVVCAKTVLIGHHTSGVRREFYRDEEDLTKHRAKDPGNILRNHLLESGTDEELLKQITKKARLEAEEAFERAQKAEDPKPETVMQHIFAPTTITEEVGTREPEGGEKIVMVDAAIHAIQEIMWKHPEALLYGQDVGERIGGVFRETVTLGKKFGSKRVFNTAIQEAYIIGSTTGMSAVGLKPIVEVQFADYIYPGINQLITEISKSNYLSNGKFPVSNIIRVPIGAYGGGGPYHSGSVESILANIKGIKIAYPSNAADFKGLLKAAYYDPNPVVMLEHKGLYWSKVPGTEDAKAIEPAEDYILPFGKGKIVIEADENEVKKGNTVVVITYGMGVYWAKEAVKNFGGKVEVIDLRTIIPLDEELVFERVKAHGKCIVLTEEQLNNSFAEAFAHRISKNCFKHLDAPVETMGSLDTPAVPINLILEKEMLPNAEKLTKKIDEMLKY